Proteins co-encoded in one Sebastes fasciatus isolate fSebFas1 chromosome 11, fSebFas1.pri, whole genome shotgun sequence genomic window:
- the retreg1 gene encoding reticulophagy regulator 1, with protein MLGSRETGTTGSGEEAAGAPGPPGRPHRGEEPPPGRAGCRLSGLVNWKQRPCRTSALFAAASTVIWFVAFSPLRAYSLLVVLLALLVVTVTARDIARSRSTGAHLWRSMTASWEIIDSGQDSRSGTGSQLSDSIKLFLQETSAFKQQNPGKFCLLVCSLCTFFAVLGRYIPGIVISYILVLGVFLLPLISSREVGLWLEPVLQKLDFGIGEFLQKIKENHERRIMQAQTEKEGIESDLSSMFPKLDSAVCKEMSVSDTEVSDVTWTDNGTFNLSEGHTPQTENSEDLDREEAFTGGLPEFPSLDNGATTNGDDDDSLGLPSPPPQRPIKPKHTPQPADNALELVNQMAGDFIAAAVTAAMQERIEAAIGLAAPSSGYERSRLPDSARLLELAEESDSEVEDFELLDQSELEQLEGELGLGEEKVQAKGEAQATSDEPGSSGFFSKLLRRH; from the exons ATGCTGGGGAGCCGGGAAACAGGGACCACGGGCAGCGGGGAGGAGGCTGCTGGGGCTCCGGGGCCTCCGGGCCGGCCTCACCGCGGGGAGGAGCCGCCTCCAGGCCGGGCAGGGTGTCGTCTCTCCGGCCTGGTCAACTGGAAGCAGAGACCCTGCAGGACTTCAGCGCTGTTTGCTGCAGCCAGCACGGTGATCTG GTTTGTGGCCTTCAGCCCTCTCCGAGCCTACAGCCTCCTGGTCGTCCTGTTGGCTCTGCTGGTCGTCACGGTGACCGCCAGAGACATCGCTCGGTCCAGATCCACAG GAGCTCACTTATGGCGCAGCATGACTGCAAG CTGGGAGATCATTGACTCAGGCCAAGACAGCCGGTCTGGGACCGGATCTCAGCTCAGCGACTCGATCAAACTCTTCCTCCAGGAGACGTCGGCTTTCAAACAGCAAAACCCCGGCAAG tTTTGTCTGCTGGTTTGCAGTTTGTGCACCTTCTTTGCTGTCTTAGGACGCTACATTCCAGGGATTGTTATCTCATATATTCTAG TGCTGGGCGTTTTCCTGTTGCCTTTGATCTCATCTCGTGAAGTTGGTTTGTGGCTGGAGCCAGTTCTGCAGAAGCTGGACTTTGGCATCGGGGAGTTCCTTCAGAAAATCAAAGAAAACCATG AGAGGAGAATCATGCAGGCTCAGACTGAGAAAGAAGGCATCGAGTCGGACCTCTCTTCCATGTTTCCTAAG CTCGACTCCGCAGTGTGTAAGGAAATGTCTGTATCGGACACAGAGGTGTCTGATGTGACGTGGACGGACAACGGTACTTTCAACCTGTCAGAGGGACACACGCCACAGACTGAGAACTCAGAGG ACCTTGACAGAGAAGAAGCGTTCACTGGAGGCCTCCCAGAATTCCCCTCACTTGACAACGGCGCAACGACCAACGGCGACGACGACGACAGCCTCGGCCTTCCCTCGCCTCCACCTCAGCGGCCGATCAAACCCAAGCATACGCCACAACCCGCCGACAATGCCCTCGAATTAGTCAACCAGATGGCGGGCGACTTCATCGCCGCTGCCGTCACGGCTGCCATGCAGGAGAGGATAGAAGCGGCGATCGGCCTCGCGGCGCCGAGCTCCGGCTATGAGCGGTCGAGACTTCCGGATTCCGCCAGGCTGCTGGAGCTGGCCGAGGAGTCGGACAGCGAGGTGGAAGACTTTGAGCTGCTGGACCAGTCGGAGCTGGAGCAACTGGAGGGGGAGCTGGGGCTGGGAGAGGAGAAGGTCCAGGCCAAAGGGGAGGCTCAGGCCACGAGTGACGAGCCGGGCTCTTCTGGATTCTTCTCCAAACTCCTGAGACGCCACTGA